A DNA window from Bacillota bacterium contains the following coding sequences:
- the glyA gene encoding serine hydroxymethyltransferase, translating into MDYIEKYLMPVDPEVAAAILAEERRQQEKLELIASENSVSRAILAAQGCVMTNKYAEGYPGRRYYGGCEFVDIVETLAQERAKVLFGAEHVNVQPHSGTQANTAVYYAVLKPGGRILGMSLSHGGHLTHGSPVSISGTYYEAHFYGVNENGFLDYDGIRVLAHQVRPHLIIAGASAYPRTIDFAAFAAIAGEVGAYLVVDMAHIAGLVAAGLHPNPVHHAEFVTSTTHKTLRGPRGGLIMCQARFAAEIDKAVFPGTQGGPLMHVIAAKAVCFKQAQTEDFRQYQHQVVANARVLGECLKEYGFSLVSGGTDTHLVLVDLRNKNLTGKEAELMLDEVGITVNKNTIPFDPQKPQITSGIRIGAPAVTTRGMKEKEMEQVATAIHYTISYPGDEAKREAARRIVRSLCSSFPLYSGERGEFFGTT; encoded by the coding sequence ATGGATTATATTGAGAAATATTTAATGCCGGTGGACCCCGAGGTAGCTGCTGCCATTCTCGCAGAAGAGCGGCGCCAGCAGGAAAAACTGGAGTTAATTGCCTCGGAGAATTCTGTGAGCAGGGCGATCCTGGCGGCCCAGGGTTGCGTGATGACCAATAAATACGCTGAAGGGTACCCCGGCCGGCGCTATTATGGGGGCTGTGAATTTGTTGACATCGTAGAAACCCTGGCGCAAGAAAGGGCAAAGGTCTTATTTGGGGCCGAACATGTCAACGTGCAACCCCACTCTGGGACCCAGGCCAACACGGCTGTTTATTACGCGGTTTTGAAACCGGGGGGCCGCATTCTCGGGATGAGCCTGAGCCACGGCGGCCACCTCACGCACGGCAGCCCTGTAAGCATTTCTGGTACTTATTACGAGGCCCATTTTTACGGCGTGAACGAAAACGGTTTTCTCGATTACGACGGGATCAGGGTGCTGGCGCACCAGGTGCGCCCCCATTTAATTATTGCGGGGGCGAGCGCTTATCCCCGAACGATTGATTTTGCCGCTTTCGCGGCAATAGCGGGGGAGGTCGGCGCCTACCTTGTGGTAGACATGGCCCATATCGCGGGGCTGGTCGCGGCAGGTCTCCACCCCAACCCGGTTCATCACGCGGAATTTGTTACATCTACTACACATAAAACTTTAAGAGGACCGCGCGGGGGATTGATCATGTGCCAGGCCCGCTTTGCTGCTGAAATCGACAAGGCGGTTTTTCCGGGGACCCAGGGGGGCCCCTTGATGCATGTCATCGCGGCCAAGGCCGTTTGTTTCAAGCAGGCTCAAACCGAAGATTTCCGGCAGTACCAGCACCAGGTGGTCGCAAATGCGCGGGTGCTTGGCGAATGTTTAAAAGAGTACGGTTTCTCCCTTGTCTCCGGGGGAACCGATACCCACCTGGTCCTTGTCGACCTGCGCAACAAAAATTTAACCGGGAAAGAGGCCGAATTGATGCTGGACGAAGTAGGGATTACGGTAAACAAAAACACGATCCCCTTTGATCCGCAAAAGCCCCAGATTACCAGCGGGATCCGGATCGGTGCTCCGGCGGTTACAACCCGGGGAATGAAGGAAAAGGAAATGGAGCAGGTTGCGACGGCAATTCACTACACCATCTCCTATCCCGGGGATGAAGCGAAGCGGGAGGCGGCGCGCCGGATTGTCCGTTCCCTTTGTTCCAGTTTTCCCCTTTATTCCGGGGAGCGGGGGGAGTTTTTTGGGACGACCTGA
- a CDS encoding cytidine/deoxycytidylate deaminase family protein — MGRPDWHEYFMAITQVVGRRSTCIRRQVGAIIVKERRILCTGYNGAPAGLPHCLDVGCLREKMHVPPGERHELCRGLHAEQNAIIQAALYGISIRGGSFYITHRPCALCAKMICNAEIKEVFFQGDYPDQLALDIFGEAGVRLICLGPHQTGEEEKVRLEDENHRAPAPE; from the coding sequence TTGGGACGACCTGACTGGCATGAATACTTTATGGCAATTACGCAGGTGGTTGGCCGGCGTTCCACATGTATCCGGCGCCAGGTAGGAGCGATTATCGTCAAAGAGCGGCGCATTCTTTGCACCGGGTATAATGGTGCGCCGGCCGGCCTGCCGCATTGTCTTGACGTGGGTTGCCTGCGCGAAAAAATGCACGTCCCCCCGGGAGAGCGCCACGAGTTGTGCCGGGGCTTGCATGCGGAGCAGAATGCCATCATCCAGGCGGCGCTGTACGGGATCAGCATTCGGGGCGGAAGCTTTTACATTACCCACCGGCCCTGTGCCTTGTGCGCCAAAATGATCTGTAATGCAGAGATCAAAGAGGTTTTTTTTCAAGGGGATTATCCGGACCAGCTTGCCTTGGACATTTTCGGCGAGGCCGGGGTTCGGCTTATTTGTTTGGGGCCCCACCAAACGGGAGAGGAGGAAAAAGTGAGACTTGAAGACGAAAACCATCGCGCTCCCGCGCCTGAATAA
- a CDS encoding MazG-like family protein has translation MKTKTIALPRLNNLAPTLESTALKLLEEAGELAQAIGKFRGLSGERTTLDEERVVNLILRELLDVAQTAVSLLFVLEEKYGADIGAALERHVQKLIEKDYLRLE, from the coding sequence TTGAAGACGAAAACCATCGCGCTCCCGCGCCTGAATAACCTCGCGCCTACTTTAGAGTCCACTGCCCTCAAGTTGCTGGAAGAGGCCGGGGAGCTCGCCCAGGCGATTGGAAAATTTCGGGGTTTGAGCGGGGAGCGAACGACCCTGGATGAGGAGCGGGTAGTGAACCTGATTTTGCGTGAACTCCTGGACGTGGCGCAGACGGCCGTATCTCTCTTATTTGTGCTGGAAGAAAAGTACGGGGCGGACATCGGAGCGGCTTTGGAGCGGCATGTTCAAAAACTGATTGAGAAAGACTACCTACGTCTGGAGTGA
- the wecB gene encoding UDP-N-acetylglucosamine 2-epimerase (non-hydrolyzing) → MTRAGKKIKVLSIFGTRPEAIKMAPVVRELQRRPEVVECRVVVTAQHREMLDQVLHTFALEPDYDLALMRPGQDLFDITGAVLQGLKGVLERERPDFILVQGDTTTTFAGALAAFYFQIPIGHVEAGLRTREKYAPFPEEINRVLTSHLADLHFAPTETARNFLLKEGISEKNIFITGNPVIDALHLALGRPCRLEPDLARPFEENRRVILLTTHRRENLGEPLREVYLALRQLLDRYRDLGVLFPVHKNPKVRREVARILAGVERIYFTEPLDYLPFLNVMKRASLVLTDSGGIQEEAPALGKPVLVLRDVTERPEALKAGTARLVGTDRTRVEAEVARLLEDEKAYGEMASAVNPYGDGQAAPRIVQAVLSYFGLAPVPADFSPALLK, encoded by the coding sequence GTGACCAGGGCAGGCAAAAAAATTAAGGTCTTGAGTATTTTCGGAACGCGCCCCGAGGCAATTAAAATGGCACCTGTGGTCAGGGAGCTGCAGCGCCGGCCTGAGGTGGTGGAGTGCCGGGTCGTGGTTACGGCGCAGCACCGCGAAATGCTGGACCAGGTGCTGCATACCTTCGCCTTGGAACCTGATTACGACCTGGCGTTGATGCGCCCGGGCCAGGATTTGTTCGACATTACCGGGGCTGTCCTGCAGGGGCTTAAGGGGGTTCTCGAACGTGAGCGGCCCGATTTCATTCTTGTTCAGGGTGATACCACAACCACTTTTGCGGGAGCGCTCGCGGCTTTTTATTTTCAAATTCCCATCGGCCACGTTGAAGCAGGGCTTCGGACTCGCGAGAAATACGCCCCCTTTCCCGAGGAAATCAACCGGGTTTTAACCTCTCATCTTGCAGACCTGCACTTTGCCCCTACGGAAACGGCCCGGAACTTTCTACTGAAGGAGGGGATCTCTGAGAAAAATATTTTCATCACCGGGAATCCGGTCATTGATGCACTTCATCTCGCCCTCGGCCGGCCGTGCCGGCTGGAGCCCGATCTGGCGCGCCCTTTCGAAGAAAACCGGCGTGTTATTCTTTTAACCACCCACCGCCGGGAGAACCTGGGGGAGCCCTTGCGGGAAGTGTACCTGGCGCTGCGGCAGCTTCTCGACCGTTACCGTGATTTAGGCGTGCTCTTCCCCGTACATAAAAACCCCAAAGTGCGCCGGGAAGTCGCGCGGATCCTGGCCGGGGTTGAAAGGATCTACTTCACGGAACCGCTGGACTACCTCCCTTTCCTCAATGTGATGAAAAGAGCATCTCTGGTGCTCACAGATTCGGGAGGGATTCAAGAGGAGGCGCCCGCCCTGGGGAAACCGGTACTGGTTTTGCGGGACGTGACGGAGCGGCCTGAAGCTCTGAAGGCAGGAACCGCCAGGCTCGTTGGAACGGACCGCACCCGGGTCGAGGCTGAAGTAGCCCGTCTTCTTGAAGACGAAAAGGCTTACGGGGAAATGGCAAGCGCTGTTAATCCCTACGGAGACGGACAAGCAGCGCCGCGCATCGTTCAAGCCGTTTTATCCTATTTTGGGCTGGCCCCGGTACCGGCCGACTTTTCACCTGCTCTTCTTAAGTGA
- a CDS encoding AtpZ/AtpI family protein: MVKKKGTPVWRALGLMTNIGITMAASVFIGYYMGHYLDKLLQNRIHYTNPWLTMIFALFGVAAGFRGVFRLINESLREGGKE; encoded by the coding sequence TTGGTTAAGAAAAAGGGTACCCCAGTTTGGCGTGCTCTGGGGTTGATGACCAATATCGGGATTACGATGGCGGCTTCTGTTTTTATCGGATATTATATGGGGCACTACCTGGACAAATTGTTGCAAAATCGGATCCATTATACAAATCCCTGGCTTACCATGATTTTTGCCCTTTTTGGGGTTGCAGCAGGTTTCCGCGGCGTATTCCGGCTGATTAACGAATCACTCCGAGAAGGGGGCAAGGAGTGA
- a CDS encoding ATP synthase subunit I, with protein sequence MLLKSLLIGFLWGTLISVLNHYYLQRVLKKSKDQPPDRGMLAVVNCYIVRYFINIGALFLVYRDMWMLVGTAVGLMVMKNISLIQQYRESRQQAWKPKTKENRKK encoded by the coding sequence GTGCTCCTGAAATCCTTATTGATCGGTTTTTTGTGGGGGACGTTAATCAGTGTCCTGAACCATTATTACCTGCAGCGGGTGCTTAAAAAAAGCAAGGACCAACCCCCGGATAGGGGGATGCTGGCTGTAGTCAACTGCTATATTGTCCGTTATTTTATTAATATCGGTGCCCTCTTTCTTGTTTACCGGGACATGTGGATGCTTGTGGGAACTGCCGTGGGACTTATGGTGATGAAAAACATATCTCTCATCCAGCAGTACCGGGAGAGCCGGCAACAGGCGTGGAAGCCTAAAACGAAAGAAAATCGCAAAAAATAA
- the atpB gene encoding F0F1 ATP synthase subunit A gives MHESHGSDILFHIFGLPVSSYVTTMWAIMAVLFVICVLVTRRLNKVPGQLQNLVEFTVEGLLNFFSGILGTEKARRYFPLLASLFLFILFSNWSGILPGAGHVKGFRPPTSTVSVTAGLAIVVFFSVQIAGIREKGLKYFKHFIEPIPIFLPITLIEEFVKPLSLSLRLYGNIFGEETVVAVLFSLVPYFSPIPMQMLGLLFGFIQALVFTTLAAIYIANATAEAH, from the coding sequence ATGCACGAGAGTCACGGGAGCGACATTCTCTTCCACATCTTTGGTTTGCCTGTTTCGAGTTATGTCACGACCATGTGGGCGATCATGGCAGTTCTCTTTGTCATCTGCGTCCTGGTTACAAGGCGCTTGAACAAGGTGCCCGGCCAGCTTCAGAACCTGGTCGAGTTTACTGTTGAAGGCTTGCTTAACTTTTTCAGCGGTATCTTGGGTACCGAAAAAGCACGCAGGTATTTCCCGCTTCTTGCCAGCCTTTTTCTTTTTATCCTTTTCTCGAACTGGTCCGGGATCTTACCCGGGGCAGGCCATGTCAAGGGTTTCAGGCCGCCAACAAGCACCGTGAGCGTTACCGCGGGGCTTGCCATTGTGGTGTTTTTTTCCGTGCAGATAGCCGGTATCCGGGAAAAGGGCTTGAAGTATTTTAAACACTTTATCGAGCCGATCCCCATTTTCCTTCCGATCACACTGATCGAGGAATTTGTGAAGCCATTATCCCTTTCGCTCCGTCTTTATGGTAATATTTTCGGAGAGGAAACCGTGGTGGCGGTTTTATTCAGTCTGGTTCCTTATTTTTCACCAATTCCCATGCAGATGCTGGGCCTGCTCTTCGGCTTTATTCAAGCCCTTGTTTTCACAACCCTTGCTGCAATTTACATCGCCAATGCCACCGCCGAGGCCCACTGA
- the atpE gene encoding ATP synthase F0 subunit C, protein MVTSAIIALAVALVMGIATIGPALAQGTAAGKAMEGIARQPEVAGELRTTLIIAMAFMEALTIYGLLIAFMLLGRMD, encoded by the coding sequence ATCGTGACTTCCGCCATTATCGCTTTAGCAGTAGCGCTCGTGATGGGGATTGCTACAATCGGCCCTGCCCTGGCGCAAGGTACTGCCGCAGGGAAAGCTATGGAGGGGATTGCCCGCCAACCGGAAGTAGCCGGGGAGCTGCGGACAACGCTCATTATCGCAATGGCTTTTATGGAAGCCCTGACGATTTACGGTTTGTTGATTGCGTTTATGCTGCTCGGAAGAATGGATTAG
- the atpF gene encoding F0F1 ATP synthase subunit B translates to MEITWYDLVWAIINFLVILGILYILFYKPVIRFLDNRRAEIARNITEAEQARAEAAALLKEHREKVAGADQEAQEIVARAVKAGEEARVGLIEQGRDEAAALLEKARTEIQRERDAALRALRQEVATLAVMAAGKILGRAVTGKDHARLVEQFLNEVGELN, encoded by the coding sequence GTGGAAATTACCTGGTACGACCTGGTATGGGCGATCATCAATTTTTTGGTAATTCTTGGGATCCTGTATATATTATTTTATAAACCTGTCATTCGGTTCCTCGACAACCGCCGGGCCGAAATCGCGCGCAACATTACGGAGGCGGAGCAGGCTCGGGCCGAGGCGGCAGCTTTATTAAAAGAACACCGCGAAAAAGTGGCAGGAGCCGACCAGGAGGCGCAGGAGATTGTGGCGCGTGCAGTGAAAGCCGGTGAGGAGGCGCGTGTGGGCCTGATCGAGCAAGGCCGCGACGAAGCGGCGGCACTGCTCGAAAAAGCCCGTACCGAAATCCAGCGGGAGCGGGACGCAGCCCTGAGGGCCCTCCGCCAGGAGGTTGCCACCCTCGCCGTAATGGCAGCAGGAAAAATTCTCGGGCGCGCTGTGACCGGGAAGGATCACGCGCGCCTGGTGGAGCAGTTCCTAAATGAAGTGGGTGAACTGAATTGA
- a CDS encoding F0F1 ATP synthase subunit delta, which yields MIQHAIARRYADALFHVAQEHGKLDEVAADLQLLLGFLTQEPDLKELLGHQRISIRRKKEIVRNLWQSRISRLVLGFLELLVDKRRERYLEDIVDVYLNLLRATRNIAVADVKTAYPLDPEMQVKLKRVLETVTRKNIELKISVEPDLIGGLVVKVGDRIFDGSVTKRLELLGARLTERSLGKLEVGSE from the coding sequence TTGATCCAGCACGCGATCGCGCGCCGCTACGCCGATGCCCTGTTCCATGTCGCCCAGGAGCACGGGAAACTCGATGAGGTTGCGGCCGACCTGCAGCTGCTGCTCGGATTCCTTACACAGGAGCCCGATCTGAAGGAGTTGCTGGGACACCAGCGGATTTCGATCAGGCGTAAAAAGGAAATAGTCCGGAATCTCTGGCAGAGCCGGATTTCCCGCCTGGTTTTAGGTTTCCTTGAACTCCTTGTAGACAAGCGCCGGGAGCGCTACCTGGAAGACATCGTGGATGTCTATTTGAATCTCTTGAGAGCCACAAGAAACATTGCTGTTGCCGACGTGAAAACCGCTTATCCCCTGGATCCGGAAATGCAGGTGAAGCTTAAGCGTGTACTGGAAACTGTCACCCGAAAAAATATTGAACTTAAAATCAGCGTCGAGCCCGATTTGATCGGAGGTCTGGTTGTCAAGGTGGGTGACCGGATATTTGACGGGAGCGTCACCAAGCGATTGGAATTGTTGGGTGCGCGCCTTACGGAAAGATCTTTAGGAAAGCTAGAGGTGGGATCAGAGTGA
- the atpA gene encoding F0F1 ATP synthase subunit alpha produces the protein MSIRAEEISSLIKTQIERYQSEIEVADVGTVIQVGDGIARVYGLENAMAGELLLFPGDIYGMVLNLEEDNIGVVLLGPYAHIKEGDVVRSTGRIVEVPVGPALIGRIVNALGQPLDGKGPIETDRFRPVEALAPNVVRRQPVNQPLQTGLKAVDSMIPIGRGQRELIIGDRQTGKTALVVDTIINQKDQNVICVYVAIGQKASTVAGVIQKFEETGAMDYTIVVSATASDPAPLLYLAPYAGCAMGEEFMYNHGKDVLVVYDDLSKHAVAYRELSLLLRRPPGREAYPGDVFYLHSRLLERSAKLSNEMGGGSLTALPIIETQAGDVSAYIPTNVISITDGQIYLEPDLFYAGIRPAINVGISVSRVGGAAQIRAMRQVAGRLRLDLAQYRELAAFAQFGSDLDKATLARLARGERMTELLKQGQYQPMPVEEQIAVIYTGVNGFLDDLPVESVREFEQEFLRYLRSSYPQILAEIKEKKVLSDELTERLNKVIREFKGEFSAAFSVQKTA, from the coding sequence GTGAGCATTCGCGCTGAAGAGATCAGCTCCCTCATCAAAACTCAGATTGAACGCTACCAGTCGGAAATCGAAGTTGCCGACGTGGGGACGGTAATCCAGGTAGGGGATGGAATTGCCCGCGTCTATGGGCTGGAAAATGCAATGGCGGGCGAACTGCTCCTTTTCCCGGGAGATATCTATGGAATGGTCCTCAACCTGGAAGAAGATAATATCGGTGTTGTTTTGCTGGGCCCCTATGCCCATATCAAAGAGGGGGATGTTGTAAGAAGTACGGGAAGGATTGTGGAGGTACCGGTAGGGCCCGCTCTCATCGGGAGGATAGTTAATGCCCTGGGGCAGCCTCTTGACGGGAAAGGGCCCATCGAGACCGATCGCTTCCGTCCCGTGGAGGCGCTGGCTCCCAACGTGGTCCGGCGCCAGCCGGTCAATCAGCCCCTTCAGACAGGGTTGAAGGCGGTTGATTCGATGATTCCCATCGGGCGGGGTCAGCGGGAACTTATCATCGGGGACCGCCAGACCGGGAAAACAGCCCTCGTAGTGGACACAATTATTAACCAGAAGGACCAGAATGTGATTTGTGTTTACGTGGCCATCGGACAAAAGGCTTCTACAGTAGCCGGGGTGATTCAAAAGTTCGAGGAAACGGGAGCGATGGATTACACCATTGTGGTTTCGGCAACTGCCAGCGATCCGGCTCCCCTGCTTTATCTCGCGCCATATGCGGGGTGTGCGATGGGTGAGGAGTTCATGTACAACCACGGCAAGGACGTCCTGGTTGTTTATGACGACCTTTCAAAGCACGCCGTTGCCTACCGGGAACTTTCGCTCCTCCTGAGGCGCCCGCCGGGGCGGGAGGCTTACCCCGGTGATGTTTTTTACCTCCACTCCCGTTTGCTGGAACGGTCGGCGAAGCTCAGCAACGAGATGGGTGGAGGGTCTCTCACAGCTCTGCCGATCATCGAAACTCAGGCAGGAGACGTTTCCGCCTATATTCCGACCAACGTGATTTCAATTACAGATGGACAGATCTACCTGGAGCCGGACCTTTTTTACGCGGGTATCCGGCCGGCGATCAACGTGGGAATTTCCGTTTCCCGGGTAGGAGGTGCCGCTCAAATCCGGGCGATGCGCCAGGTTGCCGGAAGGCTCCGTCTGGACCTTGCGCAGTACCGTGAACTGGCCGCTTTCGCCCAGTTCGGTTCCGATCTGGATAAGGCTACCCTGGCGCGCCTGGCGCGGGGAGAAAGAATGACCGAGCTTTTGAAGCAGGGCCAGTACCAGCCGATGCCCGTCGAAGAGCAGATCGCGGTGATTTATACCGGGGTGAACGGTTTCCTTGATGATTTACCCGTGGAATCTGTCCGGGAGTTCGAGCAGGAATTCCTCCGCTATCTGAGGAGCAGTTATCCCCAGATCCTGGCGGAAATTAAAGAGAAAAAGGTGCTTTCAGACGAATTAACCGAGCGGCTTAACAAGGTGATCAGGGAATTTAAAGGTGAATTCAGCGCCGCCTTTTCAGTCCAAAAAACTGCTTGA
- the atpG gene encoding ATP synthase F1 subunit gamma: protein MPEHVRDIKRRIRSIKSTQQITKAMEMVAAARLRRAQERVAAARPYAREIGETIKRVLCTLENTTHSLLVPRERRYVGYVVFTSDRGLCGAFNAHVIRQAQLHLGKQGEMGLIAVGRKGRDFFRRRGYTFLAEFLAIGDDPALAQAQGIARTLINLYEGNILDEINLIYTEFISVGRQRPVVAKLLPVEPFTYGAEERERMRDYLFEPDPEAVLEMLLPRFIESQLYRALLEAKASEHAARMLAMGNATENAGEMIRQLTLSFNKARQAAITKEIAEIVGGAEALKG, encoded by the coding sequence ATGCCGGAGCATGTACGGGACATCAAGAGGCGCATCCGGAGCATCAAAAGCACCCAGCAAATTACGAAGGCGATGGAAATGGTAGCCGCGGCGCGCCTGCGGCGCGCCCAGGAAAGGGTTGCAGCAGCCCGGCCTTACGCCCGGGAAATTGGGGAAACGATAAAGCGCGTGCTCTGCACCCTCGAAAATACAACTCACTCCCTCCTCGTTCCCCGGGAGCGCCGGTATGTCGGCTACGTAGTCTTCACTTCAGACCGGGGGTTGTGCGGGGCTTTTAACGCTCACGTTATCCGCCAGGCCCAGCTTCACCTGGGAAAACAAGGGGAAATGGGACTGATTGCTGTAGGACGGAAGGGCCGGGATTTTTTCCGGCGCCGGGGGTACACGTTCCTGGCGGAATTTCTCGCCATCGGGGATGATCCTGCCCTGGCCCAGGCGCAGGGGATCGCCCGCACTTTAATCAACCTGTACGAAGGTAATATTTTAGATGAAATCAACCTGATTTACACAGAGTTTATCTCGGTAGGGCGGCAGCGTCCCGTGGTAGCAAAGCTCTTACCGGTGGAGCCCTTCACCTACGGCGCGGAGGAGCGGGAGCGGATGCGGGATTATCTTTTCGAACCGGACCCGGAGGCCGTGTTGGAAATGCTGTTACCCCGCTTTATCGAGAGCCAGCTATACCGCGCTCTGCTGGAGGCGAAAGCAAGCGAGCACGCGGCGCGGATGCTGGCGATGGGTAATGCGACGGAAAATGCGGGAGAAATGATCCGGCAGTTAACCCTCTCATTTAATAAAGCCCGGCAGGCGGCAATTACGAAAGAGATTGCCGAGATTGTCGGCGGCGCGGAAGCGCTGAAAGGATAA
- the atpD gene encoding F0F1 ATP synthase subunit beta, protein MNGENYGHVVQVIGPVVDIEFPPGQLPDLFNALKITNADQDEEIKATLKQDIDLTLEAMQHLGNNTVRCVAMSSTDGLRRGMYALDTRAPIRIPVGRETLGRIFNVLGDPIDELGPVETQQRYPIHRPAPPVVEQRPAREMLETGIKVIDLLAPFAKGGKIGLFGGAGVGKTVIIMELIRNIAYEHGGFSVFCGVGERTREGNDLWLEMKESGVIDKCAMVFGQMNEPPGARLRVGLTGLAIAEFFRDEEGQDVLLFIDNIFRFTQAGSEVSALLGRMPSAVGYQPTLATDMGLLQERITSTRKGSITSVQAIYVPADDLTDPAPATTFAHLDGTVVLSRALTEIGIYPAVDPLDSTSRILDPAVVGEEHYAVARGVQKVLQRFKDLQDIIAILGMDELSEDDKIIVARARKIQRFLSQPMFVAEAFTGRAGVYVPIRETVRGFKEILEGRHDEIAEQCFYMASNIDEVLARARELEAVG, encoded by the coding sequence TTGAATGGGGAGAATTACGGCCATGTGGTTCAGGTAATCGGCCCTGTAGTTGATATTGAATTTCCTCCCGGCCAGCTTCCTGATCTTTTTAATGCCCTGAAAATTACCAACGCAGACCAGGACGAAGAAATCAAGGCAACCCTGAAACAGGATATCGATCTCACCCTGGAGGCAATGCAGCACCTGGGCAATAATACGGTAAGGTGCGTGGCGATGTCTTCGACAGACGGGTTACGCCGCGGCATGTACGCCCTCGATACCAGGGCCCCGATTAGGATTCCTGTGGGAAGGGAAACGCTGGGGCGGATTTTTAACGTCCTTGGTGACCCGATTGACGAATTGGGCCCGGTTGAAACCCAGCAGCGCTACCCGATCCACCGCCCTGCCCCTCCTGTCGTGGAACAGCGCCCGGCCCGGGAGATGCTGGAAACGGGGATCAAAGTCATCGACCTCCTGGCTCCTTTCGCAAAAGGCGGTAAGATCGGCCTTTTCGGCGGTGCCGGCGTGGGCAAGACGGTCATCATCATGGAGCTGATCCGGAACATCGCTTACGAGCACGGCGGTTTTTCCGTATTCTGCGGCGTCGGTGAAAGAACCAGGGAAGGAAACGACCTCTGGCTTGAAATGAAGGAGTCCGGGGTTATTGACAAGTGCGCCATGGTGTTCGGCCAGATGAATGAACCACCCGGGGCGCGGCTCAGGGTAGGCTTAACGGGATTAGCGATTGCGGAATTTTTCCGGGACGAAGAAGGCCAGGATGTCTTGCTTTTCATCGATAATATTTTTCGCTTCACCCAGGCCGGTTCCGAGGTATCCGCCTTGCTCGGGCGGATGCCTTCCGCGGTAGGGTACCAGCCCACGCTGGCGACTGACATGGGCCTGCTGCAGGAGCGGATCACCTCCACGCGCAAGGGCTCCATTACTTCCGTCCAGGCGATCTACGTCCCGGCGGACGACCTGACCGACCCTGCCCCGGCCACTACCTTTGCACATTTGGACGGGACGGTCGTGCTTTCCAGGGCTTTAACCGAAATCGGCATCTATCCTGCGGTGGACCCGCTCGACTCCACCTCCCGCATCCTCGACCCGGCGGTGGTAGGGGAGGAGCACTACGCGGTGGCCCGCGGCGTCCAAAAGGTGCTCCAGCGTTTCAAGGACCTGCAGGATATCATTGCGATTTTAGGAATGGATGAGTTGTCAGAAGACGATAAGATCATTGTGGCACGGGCGCGGAAAATTCAGCGCTTTTTGTCCCAGCCCATGTTCGTTGCGGAGGCCTTCACCGGGCGGGCCGGTGTATACGTGCCGATTAGAGAAACGGTTCGCGGTTTTAAAGAAATTCTCGAGGGCCGGCATGACGAGATTGCCGAGCAGTGTTTTTACATGGCGAGCAACATCGACGAAGTTTTGGCCCGGGCACGGGAACTGGAGGCTGTTGGTTAA
- a CDS encoding F0F1 ATP synthase subunit epsilon — translation MAEQAKERKRTFKLEIITPERLVVSEEVEAVVIPAAQGSLGILRNHTPFLGGLEIGIIKYRQEGKNHWVACNTGVFEIRENTLRILADTAERGEDINVLRAQQARDRARQRLREKEIDMDYLRAELALRRALARLKAAAYEVKDP, via the coding sequence GTGGCAGAGCAGGCTAAAGAAAGAAAGAGAACTTTTAAGCTGGAGATCATTACACCGGAGCGTCTCGTTGTTTCAGAGGAAGTCGAAGCCGTGGTCATTCCGGCAGCCCAGGGCTCGTTGGGTATTTTACGGAACCACACTCCTTTTCTTGGGGGGCTCGAGATCGGGATCATCAAATACCGCCAGGAAGGGAAAAACCATTGGGTTGCCTGCAATACCGGGGTTTTTGAGATCAGAGAAAATACCCTGCGGATTCTTGCTGACACGGCGGAGCGGGGAGAGGATATTAATGTGCTCCGGGCGCAGCAGGCGCGGGACCGGGCGCGTCAGCGCCTGCGCGAAAAAGAAATTGATATGGATTACCTCCGGGCCGAACTGGCACTCCGGCGCGCCCTGGCGCGCTTAAAAGCAGCGGCATACGAAGTGAAGGACCCATAA